A single window of Streptomyces cathayae DNA harbors:
- a CDS encoding glucose-6-phosphate dehydrogenase, whose amino-acid sequence MSGADAPAGGSKSERAGRTGKQAGSEAGTESGQTQTLLILGARGDLTARLLLPGLGGLVASSSLTDLFLVGSDRGEQGDEAWQAVVAQAFAAGEASGPAVDTVVRNARYAAADATDEDDLRRLLECRRGRLTLYFALPAAVTVESCRALARIGVPDGTRLVLEKPFGTDAASATALNELLHGFMPEDHVHRVDHFLGMSTVLNILGVRFANRVIEPLLSAEHVEAVDIVFDETLGLEGRAGFYDVTGALRDMIQSHLLQVLAIAAMPPPSTLEQLEVRDSKAHILRATRVWDDRPERFSRRARYTAGTIDGRSLPSYVDEEGIDPARGTETLAEVVFAVDTWRWAGVPFRVRSGKAIGSPRQEVTFWFKAPRHVPDGLAGEVRANRLHIGLGPRRLQMDLNINGPGDPSTISPVTLDTRFGPGELFEYGEVLRGVLEDAKPLSVRDDMSVESWRIVQPVLDAWRDGRVPLEEYQAGSAGPAAWEDRRP is encoded by the coding sequence ATGAGCGGCGCCGACGCCCCCGCGGGCGGCTCGAAGAGCGAGCGTGCCGGGCGGACCGGGAAGCAGGCCGGCTCCGAGGCCGGGACCGAGTCCGGGCAGACGCAGACCCTGCTCATCCTCGGCGCGCGCGGCGACCTGACGGCCAGGCTGCTCCTTCCGGGACTGGGCGGCCTGGTCGCCTCGTCCTCGCTGACCGACCTCTTCCTCGTCGGCAGCGACCGGGGCGAGCAGGGTGACGAGGCGTGGCAAGCGGTCGTCGCGCAGGCGTTCGCGGCCGGTGAGGCGAGCGGGCCGGCCGTCGACACCGTCGTCCGCAACGCGCGCTACGCGGCCGCGGACGCCACCGACGAGGACGACCTGCGCCGCCTGCTGGAGTGCCGCCGCGGCCGTCTCACGCTGTACTTCGCGCTGCCGGCGGCCGTGACGGTCGAGTCCTGCCGGGCGCTGGCCCGGATCGGCGTGCCGGACGGTACGCGCCTGGTGCTGGAGAAGCCCTTCGGCACCGACGCGGCCAGCGCGACCGCGCTGAACGAACTGCTGCACGGCTTCATGCCCGAGGATCACGTGCACCGCGTCGACCACTTCCTCGGCATGTCGACGGTGCTCAACATCCTCGGCGTCCGGTTCGCCAACCGGGTGATCGAACCGCTGCTCTCCGCGGAGCACGTCGAGGCGGTCGACATCGTCTTCGACGAGACGCTCGGCCTCGAGGGCCGGGCCGGCTTCTACGACGTGACGGGCGCCCTGCGCGACATGATCCAGAGCCATCTGCTCCAGGTGCTGGCGATCGCGGCGATGCCCCCGCCGAGCACGCTGGAACAGCTCGAGGTACGGGATTCCAAGGCGCACATCCTCCGGGCGACCCGCGTCTGGGACGACCGCCCCGAGCGGTTCAGCCGCCGCGCCCGCTACACCGCCGGCACGATCGACGGCCGTTCCCTCCCGTCGTACGTCGACGAGGAGGGCATCGACCCCGCCCGGGGGACGGAGACCCTGGCCGAGGTGGTGTTCGCCGTCGACACCTGGCGGTGGGCCGGGGTGCCGTTCCGCGTCCGCTCGGGCAAGGCGATCGGCTCACCCCGTCAGGAGGTCACGTTCTGGTTCAAGGCCCCCCGGCACGTCCCGGACGGACTCGCCGGCGAGGTCCGCGCCAACCGGCTGCACATCGGCCTCGGCCCGCGTCGCCTCCAGATGGACCTCAACATCAACGGGCCGGGCGACCCGTCCACCATCTCCCCGGTCACGCTCGACACGCGTTTCGGCCCCGGCGAGCTGTTCGAGTACGGCGAGGTGCTGCGGGGCGTCCTGGAGGACGCGAAGCCCCTGTCGGTGCGCGACGACATGTCGGTCGAGTCGTGGCGCATCGTCCAGCCGGTGCTGGACGCGTGGCGCGACGGCCGGGTCCCGCTCGAGGAGTACCAGGCCGGCAGTGCCGGTCCGGCGGCCTGGGAGGACAGGAGGCCATGA
- a CDS encoding MFS transporter: MPDVRLASPQGKWILLTTVLGSSMALLDSTVVNVALPRIGRDLDADLAALQWTVNAYMVTLAGLILLGGALGDRFGRRKVFVVGVLWFATASLLCGIAPNAGVLIAARALQGVGGALLTPGSLALIQASFHPDDRGRAVGLWSGFGGIGAAVGPFLGGWLVDGPGWRWVFLINVPLAVVCAPIAVRHVPESDSGAQATGRFDVLGAVLGALALALVTYALIEAGGGSPVVAVAAVAGLAAAVAFVAVEKHREHPMMPLDIFASRQFTAVNVVTLCVYAAFGGFFFLAALQLQVAVGWSALAAGTALLPTTAMMLLLSARSGELGERIGPRIPLTVGPLLCAAGMLLMTRVGPGASYLTDVLPALLVLGLGMVTLVAPLTATVLAAVDTARAGLASGINNAAARAAGLVAVAALPLLVGMGPEAYREPAAFDDAFRRAMVLCAGVLVAGSALAFATVRRPAPGCRRPECRTHGSVAVPPLEAETETGPEVGRKGGVPRETPPPPGPRTPGT, encoded by the coding sequence ATGCCCGATGTCCGGCTGGCCTCCCCGCAGGGCAAGTGGATCCTGCTGACCACGGTGCTCGGTTCCAGCATGGCCCTGCTGGACTCCACCGTCGTCAACGTCGCCCTTCCGCGCATCGGCCGCGACCTCGACGCGGACCTCGCGGCCCTGCAGTGGACGGTCAACGCGTACATGGTCACGCTGGCCGGGCTGATCCTGCTGGGCGGGGCGCTGGGGGACCGGTTCGGCCGCCGGAAGGTGTTCGTCGTCGGGGTGCTGTGGTTCGCGACGGCCTCCCTGCTGTGCGGTATCGCCCCGAACGCCGGTGTGCTGATCGCCGCCCGCGCCCTGCAGGGCGTCGGCGGCGCGCTGCTCACGCCCGGCTCGCTCGCCCTGATCCAGGCGTCCTTCCACCCCGACGACCGGGGCCGGGCGGTGGGCCTGTGGTCCGGTTTCGGCGGGATCGGCGCGGCGGTCGGCCCGTTCCTCGGCGGCTGGCTGGTGGACGGGCCGGGCTGGCGCTGGGTGTTCCTGATCAACGTGCCGCTGGCCGTGGTGTGCGCCCCGATCGCCGTGCGCCACGTACCGGAGTCGGACAGTGGGGCGCAGGCCACCGGCCGCTTCGACGTGCTCGGCGCGGTCCTCGGCGCGCTGGCCCTCGCCCTGGTGACGTACGCGCTGATCGAGGCCGGTGGGGGCTCTCCGGTGGTCGCGGTCGCCGCCGTCGCCGGGCTGGCCGCCGCCGTCGCCTTCGTGGCCGTGGAGAAACACCGCGAGCACCCGATGATGCCGCTGGACATCTTCGCCTCCCGCCAGTTCACGGCGGTCAACGTCGTCACGCTGTGCGTGTACGCGGCCTTCGGCGGTTTCTTCTTCCTCGCCGCGCTCCAGCTCCAGGTCGCCGTCGGCTGGTCCGCGCTCGCCGCCGGTACGGCCCTGCTGCCCACGACCGCGATGATGCTGCTGCTCTCGGCCCGCTCCGGTGAACTCGGCGAGCGCATCGGGCCGCGCATCCCGCTCACCGTCGGACCGCTGCTGTGTGCCGCCGGGATGCTGCTGATGACGCGGGTGGGGCCGGGCGCCTCGTACCTCACCGATGTGCTGCCGGCGCTGCTGGTGCTGGGCCTCGGCATGGTCACCCTGGTGGCGCCGCTGACCGCGACCGTCCTGGCCGCCGTGGACACCGCGCGGGCGGGTCTGGCCAGCGGCATCAACAACGCGGCGGCCCGCGCGGCCGGCCTGGTGGCGGTGGCCGCGCTGCCGCTGCTGGTCGGGATGGGGCCGGAGGCGTACCGGGAGCCGGCCGCCTTCGACGACGCGTTCCGGCGGGCGATGGTGCTGTGCGCCGGGGTCCTGGTGGCCGGCTCGGCCCTCGCCTTCGCGACCGTACGGCGTCCCGCGCCGGGCTGTCGGCGCCCCGAGTGCCGCACCCACGGCAGCGTGGCCGTGCCCCCGCTGGAGGCCGAGACCGAAACCGGGCCCGAGGTGGGGCGGAAAGGTGGTGTTCCACGTGAAACACCACCACCGCCCGGGCCCCGGACTCCCGGAACCTGA
- a CDS encoding PP2C family protein-serine/threonine phosphatase: MGRGTRIGRKESSGREESTERVPRLRWLPAAIIVAALVLSFFTHGGLNTFPLLVAAPVAAAPLLSLRGTITTGVVANLVGLGLVFLKREPSVDELVPFSSLVVLTVVAAFLNVLLTRDRRELKTSREVAAVLQRAVLPDLPDRVGRLAVATRYEVAHKEAAIGGDLFAIHETPHGIRMLIADVRGKGVEAVRTVNALLGSFHEASDHRPDLPDVVRQLEGRMQAGIRHASGAEAESFATAVVAELPPDYSVLRVANRGHEAPLLVHEGKALLLEPTTPALPLGLGLLDADDEIPVDLFDLPVGATLVLYTDGINEARDADGVFFDPVPALSRHFPPDPDAVLDAVLSAVSRHTGGNLQDDAALFAVTLDDAVPGADRQRPAPETGRPEHSA; encoded by the coding sequence ATGGGCCGCGGAACGCGTATCGGTCGCAAGGAGTCGAGCGGCCGCGAGGAGTCGACGGAAAGGGTGCCTCGGCTGCGCTGGCTGCCCGCCGCGATCATCGTGGCCGCGCTCGTCCTCAGCTTCTTCACCCACGGGGGCCTCAACACCTTCCCCCTGCTCGTGGCCGCGCCGGTGGCGGCCGCGCCGCTTCTCTCCCTGCGCGGGACGATCACCACCGGCGTGGTGGCGAACCTCGTGGGGCTCGGCCTCGTGTTCCTGAAAAGAGAGCCGAGCGTCGACGAGCTCGTCCCGTTCAGCAGCCTGGTCGTTCTCACCGTCGTCGCGGCGTTCCTCAACGTGCTGCTGACCCGCGACCGAAGAGAGCTGAAGACGAGCCGCGAGGTGGCGGCCGTGCTGCAGCGGGCGGTGCTCCCGGACCTGCCCGACCGGGTGGGGCGACTGGCCGTGGCCACCCGGTACGAGGTCGCCCACAAGGAGGCCGCCATCGGCGGTGACCTCTTCGCGATCCACGAGACGCCCCACGGCATCCGGATGCTCATCGCCGATGTGCGCGGCAAGGGGGTCGAGGCGGTCCGTACGGTCAACGCCCTGCTCGGCTCGTTCCACGAGGCCAGCGACCACCGACCGGATCTGCCGGACGTCGTCCGGCAGCTGGAGGGCCGGATGCAGGCAGGCATCAGACACGCGAGCGGAGCGGAAGCCGAGTCGTTCGCCACGGCCGTCGTCGCGGAGCTTCCCCCCGACTACTCCGTGCTCCGCGTCGCCAACCGGGGCCACGAGGCACCCCTGCTGGTCCACGAGGGCAAGGCGCTCCTGCTGGAACCGACCACTCCGGCGCTGCCCCTGGGCCTCGGCCTCCTCGACGCCGACGACGAGATCCCGGTCGACCTGTTCGACCTGCCCGTCGGAGCCACCCTGGTGCTGTACACCGACGGCATCAACGAGGCCCGCGACGCGGACGGGGTCTTCTTCGATCCCGTTCCGGCGCTGTCCCGGCACTTCCCGCCCGATCCGGACGCGGTACTCGACGCCGTCCTCTCCGCCGTCTCCCGGCACACCGGGGGCAATCTCCAGGACGACGCCGCCCTCTTCGCCGTCACCCTGGACGACGCCGTTCCCGGGGCGGACCGACAGCGGCCCGCCCCGGAGACGGGCCGTCCGGAGCACAGCGCGTAG
- a CDS encoding SMP-30/gluconolactonase/LRE family protein: MKVEQVTEPIAYHGEGPVWSAAWGGLRWLDMLAGDVLSLAADGTVTRRHIDTVVAAVRPRRRGGAVMGVTRGFALEDTDGKVTLLDSLWSDDGVRMNEGGCDPDGRFYCGSMAYDDRPGAGSLHRLDPDGSTTTVLDGVTISNGLEWSPDGDRAYYADTATDRVDVFDYDRERGLSGRRPFAAVPGGPGGGPDGLTVDAEGGVWVALYGGGSVCRYAPDGTLDEVVTLPATKVTACTFGGPELDRLFITTSREHLEPGAEPEAGALFACTPGVRGVPVREYAG, translated from the coding sequence GTGAAGGTCGAGCAGGTGACCGAACCGATCGCCTACCACGGTGAGGGGCCGGTCTGGTCCGCGGCGTGGGGCGGCCTCCGGTGGCTGGACATGCTGGCGGGGGACGTGCTGTCGCTCGCCGCGGACGGGACCGTGACGCGGCGGCACATCGACACCGTGGTGGCCGCGGTCCGGCCCAGACGACGAGGGGGCGCCGTCATGGGCGTCACCCGTGGGTTCGCGCTCGAGGACACGGACGGAAAGGTGACCCTCTTGGATTCCCTGTGGAGTGATGACGGTGTCCGCATGAACGAGGGCGGATGCGATCCCGACGGACGGTTCTACTGCGGCTCGATGGCCTACGACGACCGGCCGGGAGCCGGTTCGCTGCATCGCCTGGATCCGGACGGCTCGACGACGACGGTGCTCGACGGCGTGACGATCTCCAACGGTCTCGAGTGGAGTCCCGACGGCGACCGCGCCTACTACGCCGACACCGCGACGGACCGCGTCGACGTCTTCGACTACGACCGTGAGCGCGGGCTGAGCGGGCGGCGCCCGTTCGCCGCCGTACCGGGCGGTCCGGGCGGCGGTCCGGACGGACTGACGGTCGACGCGGAGGGCGGCGTGTGGGTCGCCCTGTACGGCGGCGGCTCGGTGTGCCGGTACGCGCCGGACGGCACCCTCGACGAGGTCGTGACGCTCCCGGCCACCAAGGTCACGGCGTGCACCTTCGGAGGGCCGGAACTCGACCGGCTGTTCATCACGACCTCCCGCGAGCACCTCGAACCCGGCGCCGAGCCGGAGGCGGGCGCGTTGTTCGCCTGCACACCCGGTGTCCGGGGTGTGCCCGTGCGGGAGTACGCGGGATGA
- a CDS encoding DUF3151 domain-containing protein, with amino-acid sequence MTTQKNLLGGPDPTHLPENEEAYRLLAEDSLPPAEVVAKFPTFSLAWAMLADDAFEAGRVVESYAYARTGYHRGLDALRRSGWKGHGPIPWSHRANRGFLRCLAALTRAAEAIEEKDEAERCRQFLQDSSAEAYEELKRA; translated from the coding sequence ATGACCACTCAGAAGAACCTGCTCGGTGGCCCGGACCCCACGCATCTGCCGGAGAACGAGGAGGCGTACCGCCTGCTCGCCGAGGACTCCCTGCCGCCGGCCGAGGTGGTGGCGAAGTTCCCCACGTTCTCCCTGGCCTGGGCCATGCTCGCCGACGACGCCTTCGAGGCGGGGCGGGTGGTGGAGTCGTACGCGTACGCCCGGACGGGTTACCACCGAGGACTCGACGCGCTGCGCCGGTCCGGCTGGAAGGGCCACGGCCCGATCCCGTGGAGCCACCGCGCCAACCGCGGCTTCCTGCGCTGCCTCGCCGCCCTCACCCGCGCCGCCGAGGCGATCGAGGAGAAGGACGAGGCGGAGCGGTGCCGCCAGTTCCTCCAGGACAGCAGCGCCGAGGCGTACGAGGAGCTGAAGCGGGCTTAG
- a CDS encoding sugar porter family MFS transporter, with product MSEPLNTRPREESHFVHLTPQGVHRVRRWAMAITLGSFLFGFDTGIISGALLFIREDFGLDSFEQSSVVSVLLLGAVVGALASGRIADRYGRRPLLAGLGVLFFLGIVLAAAATGYWMLLLGRIVMGLAVGGVSATVPTYLGEMAPAQVRGRVLSLNQLLISTGLLVSYLVNWAFSGSENWRGMFWIGGIPSALLVLACLWLPESPVWSLTHGKTDQARRTLDKVTEPGGTDLVVARFGRTGREGGQRREEPGSGSGNLKALLAPAVRPALLVGVILAALQQFSGINTILYYAPTIMGQAGLSASNAIFYSVFIGVINVIITVVALNLVDRLGRRPLLLFSLAAMAVSIALLGVAFAVGLPPVLMLIFMMLYIIGFGVGLGPVFWVLLGELFPPAQRAEGSSAGATVNWLSNFVVSLVFLPLISAIGEGPTFWIFAVICVLGVGFVARFVPETRSRHADEVGADLRRRWNAPTA from the coding sequence ATGAGCGAGCCACTGAACACACGCCCCAGGGAGGAGAGCCACTTCGTCCACCTCACCCCGCAGGGGGTGCACCGTGTCCGCCGCTGGGCGATGGCCATCACTCTCGGCAGCTTCCTGTTCGGCTTCGACACCGGGATCATCTCCGGCGCGCTGCTGTTCATCCGGGAGGACTTCGGTCTCGACTCCTTCGAGCAGAGCTCGGTGGTGAGCGTCCTGCTGCTCGGCGCGGTCGTCGGCGCGCTGGCCAGCGGGAGGATCGCGGACCGCTACGGACGGCGTCCGCTCCTGGCCGGCCTCGGCGTCCTGTTCTTCCTCGGGATCGTCCTCGCCGCCGCGGCCACCGGCTACTGGATGCTGCTGCTCGGCCGCATCGTCATGGGCCTCGCCGTCGGCGGTGTGTCGGCCACGGTGCCGACCTACCTCGGTGAGATGGCACCGGCTCAGGTCCGGGGCCGCGTCCTCAGCCTCAACCAACTGCTCATCAGCACCGGTCTGCTCGTCTCCTACCTCGTCAACTGGGCCTTCTCCGGCTCCGAGAACTGGCGCGGGATGTTCTGGATCGGCGGCATCCCGTCCGCGCTCCTCGTCCTGGCGTGCCTGTGGCTGCCCGAATCCCCGGTGTGGTCCCTCACCCACGGCAAGACGGACCAGGCCCGAAGGACGCTCGACAAGGTCACCGAACCGGGCGGCACGGACCTGGTCGTCGCACGCTTCGGCCGCACCGGCCGGGAGGGCGGGCAGCGCCGGGAGGAGCCCGGGAGCGGCTCCGGGAACCTGAAGGCGCTGCTGGCCCCGGCGGTCCGCCCCGCGCTCCTGGTCGGTGTGATCCTCGCCGCCCTCCAGCAGTTCTCCGGGATCAACACGATCCTCTACTACGCGCCGACGATCATGGGCCAGGCCGGTCTGTCCGCCTCGAACGCGATCTTCTACTCGGTCTTCATCGGCGTCATCAACGTCATCATCACCGTGGTCGCCCTCAACCTCGTCGACCGGCTCGGCCGCCGCCCCCTGCTGCTCTTCTCCCTGGCGGCGATGGCGGTCTCCATCGCGCTGCTGGGGGTGGCGTTCGCCGTGGGTCTGCCCCCGGTGCTCATGCTCATCTTCATGATGCTGTACATCATCGGGTTCGGGGTCGGTCTGGGCCCGGTCTTCTGGGTGCTGCTCGGCGAACTCTTCCCCCCTGCCCAACGCGCCGAGGGATCCAGCGCCGGTGCGACCGTGAACTGGCTCTCCAACTTCGTGGTGAGCCTGGTGTTCCTTCCTCTGATCTCGGCCATCGGGGAAGGGCCCACCTTCTGGATCTTCGCCGTGATCTGCGTCCTGGGTGTGGGGTTCGTGGCCCGGTTCGTCCCCGAGACGCGCAGTCGGCACGCCGACGAGGTGGGCGCGGACCTGCGCCGGCGGTGGAACGCGCCGACGGCGTGA
- a CDS encoding tryptophan 2,3-dioxygenase family protein, translated as MSHEAFEPETPHLDFEGTTPYEDYVRADVLTHLQHTLSDDPGEMVFLVTTQVMELWFTVIVHEWETAANALRGDDVPTAIDALKRSVRELEALNASWKPLGQLTPAQFNAYRGALGEGSGFQSAMYRRLEFLLGDKSASMLVPHRGAPRAHAELEKALHEPSLYDEVLRFLARHGHAIPEDVLRRDVSRRYEPSPEVEAVWTAVYSGDERDETARLGEALTDVAELVWRWRNDHLVATRRAMGAKAGTGGSAGVAWLEKRARKNVFPELWTARSHV; from the coding sequence ATGTCCCACGAGGCTTTTGAGCCGGAGACCCCGCATCTCGACTTCGAGGGCACGACCCCCTACGAGGACTACGTCAGGGCGGATGTCCTCACCCACCTCCAGCACACCCTCTCCGACGATCCCGGAGAGATGGTCTTCCTGGTCACGACCCAGGTGATGGAGCTGTGGTTCACCGTCATCGTGCACGAGTGGGAGACGGCGGCGAACGCGCTGCGGGGTGACGACGTACCGACCGCGATCGACGCGCTGAAGCGGTCCGTGCGGGAGCTGGAGGCGCTGAACGCCTCCTGGAAGCCACTCGGACAGCTCACTCCCGCCCAGTTCAACGCCTACCGCGGCGCGCTCGGCGAGGGCTCCGGCTTCCAGTCGGCGATGTACCGGCGCCTGGAGTTCCTGCTCGGTGACAAGTCCGCGTCCATGCTGGTCCCGCACCGGGGCGCGCCGCGTGCGCACGCCGAGCTGGAGAAGGCGCTGCACGAGCCGAGCCTGTACGACGAGGTGCTGCGCTTCCTCGCGCGGCACGGGCACGCGATCCCCGAGGACGTGCTGCGGCGCGACGTGTCCCGGCGGTACGAGCCGTCACCGGAGGTGGAGGCGGTCTGGACGGCCGTCTACTCGGGTGACGAACGGGACGAGACGGCCCGCCTCGGCGAGGCGCTGACCGATGTCGCCGAACTGGTGTGGCGCTGGCGCAACGACCACCTGGTCGCCACCCGCCGCGCGATGGGCGCCAAGGCGGGCACCGGAGGCTCCGCCGGGGTGGCCTGGCTGGAGAAGCGGGCGCGGAAGAACGTGTTCCCCGAGCTGTGGACGGCGCGATCCCATGTCTGA
- a CDS encoding FUSC family protein, translated as MARRTVSGLSVGGRRVALDVWLLLQATASATAAWLVARYVFDHPAPYFAPITAMVALTANLGERGLHAIRLLQGVLLGLLVGQLVLAALGKGPGTMALAVFVSLATARALRSAQVVVVQAAVSSILVVALGDQANGVQRLVDALTGAGIALVFSQLLFPPEPLALLRRAEAAALHAIADGLTTLADAIDQDDDGLAHQSVGELREVLDHLLELRRVGRTDTRVTRRVLTWRAKVVVREKENAEHLDLLGASCLMLARLVASADSDTRGRLQEPVRGLTDVIASLAGGLDDRDVRRRAADRSLELATRITAETAGAAASDRTFLAYGLRTVATDIVTFAGVDLTDTLEAIRAGALDQRVPPAKMPPGRLHRWAGRLLGRSRRLRGRARRSSARNGPSKERS; from the coding sequence GTGGCACGCCGGACGGTGTCGGGGCTCTCGGTCGGCGGCCGCCGGGTCGCCCTGGACGTGTGGCTGCTCCTTCAGGCCACCGCCAGCGCCACGGCGGCGTGGCTGGTGGCCCGCTACGTGTTCGACCATCCCGCCCCGTACTTCGCGCCCATCACGGCGATGGTCGCGCTGACCGCGAACCTCGGCGAACGCGGACTGCACGCGATCCGGCTCCTCCAGGGCGTGCTCCTCGGTCTGCTGGTCGGCCAACTCGTGCTCGCCGCCCTGGGAAAGGGCCCGGGCACGATGGCACTCGCCGTCTTCGTCTCGCTCGCGACCGCCCGCGCCCTGCGGAGCGCGCAGGTCGTCGTCGTCCAGGCCGCGGTGAGCTCCATCCTGGTGGTGGCGCTGGGCGACCAGGCGAACGGTGTCCAGCGCCTGGTGGACGCACTGACCGGCGCGGGCATCGCTCTCGTGTTCTCGCAACTCCTCTTCCCGCCCGAACCCCTGGCGCTGCTGCGCCGCGCCGAGGCGGCCGCGCTCCACGCGATCGCCGACGGCCTGACCACCCTGGCCGACGCCATCGACCAGGACGACGACGGGCTCGCCCACCAGTCGGTCGGGGAACTCCGCGAGGTGCTGGACCACCTGCTGGAGCTGCGCCGGGTCGGGCGGACCGACACGCGCGTCACCCGTCGGGTGCTGACCTGGCGGGCGAAGGTCGTCGTGCGCGAGAAGGAGAACGCGGAGCACCTCGATCTGCTCGGTGCCAGCTGCCTCATGCTCGCGCGCCTCGTCGCGTCGGCCGACTCCGACACCCGTGGCCGGCTCCAGGAGCCGGTGCGCGGCCTGACGGACGTCATCGCCTCGCTGGCCGGCGGACTCGACGACCGCGATGTGCGCCGGCGCGCCGCGGACCGCTCGCTGGAACTCGCGACGCGGATCACCGCGGAGACGGCCGGGGCGGCCGCCTCGGACCGCACCTTCCTGGCCTACGGCCTCCGCACGGTCGCGACCGACATCGTCACGTTCGCGGGAGTCGACCTCACCGACACGCTCGAGGCGATCCGCGCGGGCGCGCTGGACCAGCGCGTGCCCCCCGCCAAGATGCCACCCGGACGACTGCACCGCTGGGCCGGCCGCCTCCTCGGCCGGTCGAGACGACTCCGGGGCAGGGCCCGCCGGTCCTCCGCCCGGAACGGGCCCTCGAAAGAGCGATCGTGA